The following are encoded in a window of Amycolatopsis lexingtonensis genomic DNA:
- a CDS encoding DUF4380 domain-containing protein, whose protein sequence is MVTWLERGDLRLGLVPELGGRLLSVSRKGVELLWRNPALLGDGLRGDYTPNSGRMGDWVNYGGDKTWPAPQGWAGPDQWPGPPDPVLDSGPYALALDGDTATMTSAPDPRTGLRFTRAITILDNGYELRLRALNTADHPVRWALWNVTQLPGGGTVVAGLRRPDVVALVAGTGTPEYTVDGDRLVVPPQDVVGKLGVPGTSGRVSYGALTLSFDVDPHGEYPDEGSPLEIWLEHPLPEPLAELGDLDPPARIVELEVLGPLTTLAPGEETRLSITAEVREDDV, encoded by the coding sequence ATGGTGACCTGGCTCGAGCGCGGCGACCTGCGCCTCGGCCTGGTCCCGGAGCTGGGCGGGCGGCTGCTTTCCGTTTCCCGCAAGGGCGTCGAACTGCTCTGGCGCAATCCGGCGCTGCTCGGCGACGGCCTGCGTGGCGACTACACGCCGAACTCCGGCCGGATGGGCGACTGGGTCAACTACGGCGGCGACAAGACGTGGCCCGCGCCGCAGGGCTGGGCCGGTCCGGACCAGTGGCCGGGCCCGCCCGACCCGGTCCTCGACTCCGGCCCGTACGCCCTGGCCCTGGACGGGGACACGGCGACCATGACCAGCGCGCCGGATCCGCGCACCGGACTGCGGTTCACGCGTGCGATCACGATCCTCGACAACGGCTACGAACTGCGGCTGCGCGCGCTCAACACCGCGGACCACCCGGTCCGGTGGGCACTGTGGAACGTGACCCAGCTGCCCGGCGGCGGGACGGTCGTCGCGGGGCTCCGGCGCCCCGACGTCGTCGCGCTGGTCGCGGGCACCGGCACGCCGGAGTACACAGTGGACGGTGACCGGCTGGTCGTGCCGCCGCAGGACGTCGTCGGCAAGCTCGGGGTCCCGGGCACGTCGGGCCGGGTTTCCTACGGCGCCCTGACGTTGAGCTTCGACGTCGACCCGCACGGCGAATACCCGGACGAGGGTTCGCCGCTGGAGATCTGGCTGGAGCACCCGCTCCCGGAACCCTTGGCGGAGCTGGGCGATCTGGACCCGCCGGCGCGGATCGTCGAGCTGGAAGTCCTCGGCCCGCTGACCACCCTGGCGCCCGGAGAAGAGACCCGGTTGTCGATCACTGCCGAAGTCCGGGAAGATGACGTGTGA
- a CDS encoding glycosyltransferase: protein MVIPTYNRCEMLRTTLDHLTRQQLPPGEFEVIVADDGSSDATKEVVESFADRLRVKYHFQEDLGFRAGTARNAGAALATASILFFLDTGPLFGTDLLLRHLAAHSDESERRAVIGYAHGYSPEKDTSWVTEAVERLGPEETVARYADDPDFRDVRHEQLMDVKAGTDLLPWRLFWTINCSLRLDDFRAVGGFDERFHGWGGEDTELGFRLSRHGVRFEVAEDAWVVDLPHEREQFDLWEQFAQNMLHFLAQHREPVVEIGWALAVQHLFISYEEDYRALVEWQEQARDTDVAAELAEAVRGLPPGAKIAVLGAGGEIPATVPPAILLDFDAALLAKATASGRHTGHHTMGLRTPMPDQSVDAVIVTSRMAGLWDRWRNELLAEARRVGREVRVPAGF from the coding sequence GTGGTCATCCCCACGTACAACCGCTGCGAGATGCTGCGGACCACCCTCGACCACCTGACTCGGCAGCAGCTGCCGCCCGGTGAGTTCGAGGTGATCGTCGCGGACGACGGGTCGTCCGACGCGACGAAGGAGGTGGTCGAGTCCTTCGCGGATCGGCTGCGGGTGAAGTACCACTTCCAGGAGGACCTCGGGTTCCGGGCGGGCACCGCGCGCAACGCCGGCGCGGCGCTGGCCACCGCATCCATCCTGTTCTTCCTGGACACCGGGCCGCTGTTCGGCACCGACCTCCTGCTCCGCCACCTCGCCGCGCACAGCGACGAAAGCGAACGCCGGGCGGTCATCGGGTACGCGCACGGGTACAGCCCGGAGAAGGACACGTCCTGGGTCACCGAAGCCGTCGAGCGGCTGGGGCCGGAAGAGACCGTCGCGCGCTACGCCGACGACCCGGATTTCCGGGACGTCCGGCACGAGCAGCTGATGGACGTCAAGGCCGGCACCGATCTCCTGCCGTGGCGGCTGTTCTGGACCATCAACTGTTCGTTGCGCCTGGACGACTTCCGGGCGGTCGGCGGCTTCGACGAGCGGTTCCACGGCTGGGGCGGGGAGGACACGGAACTCGGGTTCCGGCTGTCCCGCCACGGCGTGCGGTTCGAGGTCGCCGAGGACGCCTGGGTGGTCGACCTGCCCCACGAACGGGAGCAGTTCGACCTGTGGGAGCAGTTCGCCCAGAACATGCTCCACTTCCTGGCCCAGCACCGGGAGCCGGTCGTCGAGATCGGCTGGGCGCTGGCCGTCCAGCACCTCTTCATCAGCTACGAAGAGGACTACCGCGCCCTGGTGGAGTGGCAGGAGCAGGCCCGCGACACGGACGTGGCGGCCGAGCTGGCCGAGGCGGTGCGGGGCCTTCCCCCGGGCGCGAAGATCGCCGTTCTCGGCGCCGGCGGGGAGATCCCGGCCACCGTGCCACCCGCGATCCTGCTGGACTTCGACGCCGCGCTGCTGGCGAAGGCGACCGCGTCGGGCCGGCACACCGGGCACCACACCATGGGCCTGCGCACGCCGATGCCCGACCAGTCCGTCGACGCGGTGATCGTCACGTCGCGGATGGCCGGGCTGTGGGACCGGTGGCGGAACGAACTGCTCGCCGAAGCCCGCCGCGTCGGCCGCGAGGTGCGCGTACCGGCCGGTTTCTGA
- a CDS encoding substrate-binding periplasmic protein — MRSTLSKIAAALTAGALTLTLAACGGSDAGTKTLRVGTLSDAPPSIYLENGRFTGYDNELLRDIAKREGFEVEFVGTEFSSLLAGVATGKFDIGSSTISSTEARKKTVAFSDGYNTGFTTVVTAKGANLKDVAALSGKRLGVVQGSVQDELAGKTAGAQVVRFPDYNAGFAQLKNGTLDGWVVPQDIGQKYLDQNPGVPLELGYTVEDKDTPSAFAVAKTNTDLLNKLNDGLRKAVADGTVARIYGQFYKNTPLSKELQQGGPGLPVKNVGA, encoded by the coding sequence ATGAGATCCACGCTGTCCAAGATCGCCGCCGCCCTCACCGCGGGCGCGCTGACGTTGACCCTCGCCGCCTGCGGTGGTTCCGACGCGGGGACGAAGACCCTCCGCGTCGGGACCCTGAGCGACGCCCCGCCGTCGATCTACCTGGAGAACGGCCGCTTCACGGGCTACGACAACGAGCTGCTGCGCGACATCGCCAAGCGTGAGGGCTTCGAGGTCGAGTTCGTCGGCACCGAGTTCTCCAGCCTGCTGGCCGGCGTCGCGACCGGCAAGTTCGACATCGGCAGCTCGACGATCTCGAGCACCGAGGCGCGCAAGAAGACGGTCGCGTTCTCCGACGGCTACAACACCGGCTTCACCACGGTCGTCACGGCGAAGGGCGCCAACCTCAAGGACGTCGCCGCGCTGTCGGGCAAGCGCCTCGGCGTGGTCCAGGGTTCGGTGCAGGACGAGCTGGCCGGCAAGACCGCCGGCGCCCAGGTCGTGCGCTTCCCGGACTACAACGCGGGTTTCGCGCAGCTGAAGAACGGCACGCTGGACGGCTGGGTCGTGCCGCAGGACATCGGGCAGAAGTACCTGGACCAGAACCCCGGTGTGCCGCTGGAACTCGGCTACACGGTCGAGGACAAGGACACCCCCTCGGCGTTCGCCGTGGCCAAGACGAACACCGATCTGCTGAACAAGCTCAACGACGGGCTGCGGAAAGCCGTCGCCGACGGTACGGTCGCCCGGATCTACGGGCAGTTCTACAAGAACACGCCGCTGTCGAAGGAACTTCAGCAGGGCGGCCCCGGTCTGCCGGTCAAGAACGTGGGTGCGTGA
- a CDS encoding N-acetylmuramoyl-L-alanine amidase: MTFTVRSLTAAVFALAVTAALPVTAHAQEAPECPANLDCRFVPAAYDWASADHGNPNNYGNYDPANRPADGQGIQYIVIHDTESVPGSGVSPYDQAIATFQKPESGSSAHYVIRSSDGQVTQMVPTKDVAWHAGNWTMNEHSIGIEHEGIAAQGGTWYTEKMYQASANLVKFLAAKYHIPLDRQHIIGHEDISRERTANFAAAHWDPGPYWDWNHYMELLGAPAAATGPADAQSVTINPDYATNQPELTTCSGGTCTPLPAHGANFVYLHAAPDAASPLITDPVVHPDGSAGTTAIDDWSDKAVAGRTYALAGEQGDWTAIWYGGQKAWFANPGHSVTLPARAQRVTAATSAPLYGRAFPEQSEYPAEIPFDPIWTVGAVPWTLPAGQSYVVTGEFRAENYYARFDPADVPANHTLVTGGTKYLQLSYNHRVVYVKASDVRPC; this comes from the coding sequence GTGACCTTCACCGTCCGAAGCCTGACCGCCGCGGTGTTCGCGCTGGCCGTCACCGCCGCTCTCCCCGTCACGGCCCACGCGCAGGAAGCGCCGGAATGCCCGGCGAACCTCGACTGCCGGTTCGTGCCCGCCGCCTACGACTGGGCGAGCGCCGACCACGGCAACCCCAACAACTACGGGAACTACGACCCCGCGAACCGGCCGGCCGACGGCCAGGGGATCCAGTACATCGTCATCCACGACACCGAAAGCGTGCCCGGCAGCGGGGTCAGCCCGTACGACCAGGCGATCGCGACCTTCCAGAAGCCCGAAAGCGGGTCTAGCGCGCACTACGTGATCCGCTCATCCGACGGCCAGGTCACGCAGATGGTGCCGACCAAGGACGTCGCCTGGCACGCGGGCAACTGGACGATGAACGAGCACTCGATCGGCATCGAGCACGAGGGCATCGCGGCGCAGGGCGGCACCTGGTACACCGAAAAGATGTACCAGGCCTCGGCGAACCTGGTGAAGTTCCTGGCGGCGAAGTACCACATCCCGCTCGACCGGCAGCACATCATCGGCCACGAAGACATCTCCCGCGAGCGCACGGCGAACTTCGCTGCCGCGCACTGGGATCCGGGCCCGTACTGGGACTGGAACCACTACATGGAGCTGCTCGGCGCGCCGGCCGCGGCGACCGGTCCCGCGGACGCCCAGTCCGTCACGATCAACCCGGACTACGCCACCAACCAGCCCGAGCTGACCACGTGCAGCGGTGGCACCTGCACGCCGCTGCCCGCGCACGGCGCCAACTTCGTCTACCTGCACGCGGCGCCGGACGCGGCCTCGCCGCTGATCACCGACCCGGTGGTGCACCCCGACGGCTCGGCGGGCACGACCGCGATCGACGACTGGAGCGACAAGGCGGTCGCGGGCCGGACCTACGCGCTCGCCGGCGAGCAGGGCGACTGGACGGCGATCTGGTACGGCGGGCAGAAGGCGTGGTTCGCGAACCCCGGCCACAGTGTGACCTTGCCGGCGCGGGCCCAGCGCGTGACCGCGGCCACGTCGGCGCCGCTGTACGGCCGCGCCTTCCCCGAGCAGTCCGAGTACCCGGCCGAGATCCCGTTCGACCCGATCTGGACGGTCGGCGCCGTCCCGTGGACGCTGCCCGCGGGCCAGAGCTACGTCGTCACCGGGGAATTCCGCGCCGAGAACTACTACGCGCGCTTCGACCCGGCGGACGTGCCGGCCAACCACACGCTGGTCACGGGCGGGACGAAGTACCTCCAGCTCTCCTACAACCACCGGGTCGTCTACGTGAAGGCGTCCGACGTGCGACCCTGCTGA
- a CDS encoding amino acid ABC transporter permease translates to MDDFINTFLDWDYISQVLPDLAKTGLLNTLILAVTSALIGTVLGMVLAVMGLSTKWWLRWPARIYTDVFRGLPAILTILLIGQGLGTLARDVVGTNPYPMGILALSLIAAAYIGEIFRSGIQSVDKGQMEASRALGMSYAKSMLLVIIPQGVRRVLPALVNQFIALVKDSSLVYVLGLLSGQRELFRIGQDLAANTGNLSPLVAAGVFFLVITVPLTHLVNYIDKKLRTGRKVRVDEPDDSDPVEIGPGGRVSTW, encoded by the coding sequence ATGGACGATTTCATCAACACCTTTCTCGACTGGGACTACATTTCGCAGGTCCTGCCGGACCTCGCGAAGACGGGCCTGCTGAACACGCTGATCCTCGCGGTGACGTCCGCGCTGATCGGCACTGTGCTCGGCATGGTGCTGGCGGTGATGGGCCTCTCGACCAAGTGGTGGCTGCGCTGGCCGGCGCGGATCTACACCGACGTCTTCCGCGGGCTGCCGGCCATCCTGACGATCCTGCTGATCGGCCAGGGGCTCGGCACGCTCGCGCGGGACGTCGTCGGCACGAACCCGTACCCGATGGGCATCCTGGCGCTGTCGCTGATCGCCGCCGCCTACATCGGCGAGATCTTCCGGTCCGGCATCCAGAGCGTGGACAAGGGCCAGATGGAGGCCAGCCGGGCGCTCGGGATGAGCTACGCCAAGTCGATGCTGCTGGTGATCATCCCGCAGGGCGTCCGGCGCGTGCTGCCCGCGCTGGTGAACCAGTTCATCGCGCTGGTCAAGGACTCCAGCCTCGTCTACGTGCTCGGGCTGCTGTCCGGCCAGCGCGAGCTGTTCCGGATCGGCCAGGATCTCGCGGCCAACACCGGGAACCTCTCGCCGCTGGTCGCGGCCGGGGTGTTCTTCCTGGTGATCACCGTGCCGCTGACGCACCTGGTCAACTACATCGACAAGAAACTCCGGACCGGGCGCAAGGTGCGCGTGGACGAGCCGGACGACAGTGACCCGGTGGAGATCGGTCCCGGCGGGAGGGTGAGCACGTGGTGA
- a CDS encoding amino acid ABC transporter ATP-binding protein, producing MTTAVRSSSVELRDIHVSFGTLEVLRGVDLKVESGKTTCVIGPSGSGKSTLLRCVNRLQEPGSGDLLLDGESVIRSDPDALRQRVGMVFQHFNLFGHRSVLDNIVLPLRSVKKIGKEEAAEIARARLADVGLADKAPYRPSALSGGQQQRVAIARALAMDPEVMLFDEATSALDPELVKGVLNLMAGLASRGLTLIVVTHEMGFARSVADEVAFMDAGKIVEQGPPARLFDEPQSPRLQRFLSQVL from the coding sequence GTGACGACGGCGGTGCGTTCGTCCAGTGTGGAGCTTCGCGACATCCACGTCAGTTTCGGCACCCTGGAGGTCCTGCGCGGCGTGGACCTCAAGGTCGAGAGCGGCAAGACGACCTGCGTCATCGGGCCGTCCGGCTCCGGTAAGTCGACGCTCCTGCGGTGCGTGAACCGCCTGCAGGAGCCCGGCTCCGGGGATCTGCTGCTCGACGGCGAGTCCGTGATCAGGTCCGACCCGGACGCGCTGCGCCAGCGCGTCGGCATGGTGTTCCAGCACTTCAACCTCTTCGGCCACCGGAGCGTGCTGGACAACATCGTGCTGCCCTTGCGCAGCGTGAAGAAGATCGGCAAGGAGGAAGCGGCGGAGATCGCCCGCGCCCGCCTCGCCGACGTCGGCCTCGCGGACAAGGCGCCGTACCGCCCGAGCGCGCTTTCGGGCGGTCAGCAGCAGCGCGTCGCGATCGCGCGGGCGCTGGCCATGGACCCCGAGGTGATGCTCTTCGACGAGGCCACCAGCGCGCTCGACCCCGAGCTGGTCAAGGGCGTGCTGAACCTGATGGCCGGGCTGGCTTCGCGGGGCTTGACGCTGATCGTGGTCACGCACGAGATGGGGTTCGCCAGGAGCGTGGCCGACGAGGTGGCGTTCATGGACGCGGGCAAGATCGTCGAGCAGGGCCCGCCGGCCCGCCTGTTCGACGAGCCGCAGAGCCCGCGCCTGCAGCGGTTCCTGTCCCAGGTGCTCTGA
- the purB gene encoding adenylosuccinate lyase, translated as MTDKPRIPNVLAARYASAELVSLWSPEQKVVLERQLWLAVLKAQKDLGVEVPDGVVEAYERVLDDVRLDSIAERERVTRHDVKARIEEFSALAGQEHVHKGMTSRDLTENVEQLQLLRSLELVRTRVAAVLARLAALAVEHADTVMAGRSHNVAAQATTLGKRFATAADELLVAFERLDNLIERYPLRGIKGPVGTAQDMLDLLGDESTLDQLEDRVMQHLGFNRRFTSVGQVYPRSLDFDVLSTVVQLAAAPSSLAKTIRLMAGHELVTEGFKPGQVGSSAMPHKMNTRSCERVNGLAVVLRGYLSMIGELAGDQWNEGDVSDSVVRRVALPDAFFALDGLLETFLTVLTEFGAFPAVIERELDRYLPFLTTTKVLMASVRGGVGRETAHEAIKEHAVAVALEMREGRADNDLLDRFAADERIPLDRGELDKLLADRISFTGTAGRQVAQVAERVAQVLERFPEAAGYAPQPIL; from the coding sequence GTGACGGACAAGCCCCGCATTCCGAACGTGCTCGCCGCCCGCTACGCCTCGGCGGAGCTGGTCTCGCTCTGGTCGCCGGAGCAGAAGGTCGTGCTGGAGCGGCAGCTCTGGCTGGCCGTCCTCAAGGCGCAGAAGGACCTCGGCGTCGAGGTGCCGGACGGCGTCGTCGAGGCGTACGAGCGCGTCCTCGACGACGTGCGGCTGGACTCGATCGCGGAGCGCGAGCGCGTCACCCGGCACGACGTCAAGGCGCGGATCGAGGAGTTCAGCGCCCTCGCCGGGCAGGAGCACGTCCACAAGGGCATGACCTCGCGCGACCTCACCGAGAACGTCGAGCAGCTGCAGCTGCTCCGCTCGCTCGAGCTGGTCCGCACCCGCGTCGCCGCCGTGCTGGCGCGGCTGGCCGCGCTCGCCGTCGAGCACGCGGACACCGTCATGGCCGGGCGCTCGCACAACGTCGCCGCGCAGGCCACCACGCTCGGCAAGCGGTTCGCCACCGCGGCCGACGAGCTGCTGGTCGCCTTCGAGCGGCTCGACAACCTCATCGAGCGGTACCCGCTGCGCGGCATCAAGGGCCCGGTCGGCACCGCGCAGGACATGCTCGACCTGCTCGGCGACGAGTCCACTTTGGACCAGCTCGAAGACCGCGTGATGCAGCACCTCGGCTTCAACCGCCGGTTCACCAGCGTCGGCCAGGTGTACCCGCGCTCGCTCGACTTCGACGTGCTGTCCACTGTGGTCCAGCTCGCCGCGGCGCCGTCCAGCCTGGCCAAGACGATCCGGCTGATGGCGGGCCACGAGCTGGTCACCGAGGGCTTCAAGCCCGGCCAGGTCGGCTCGTCGGCCATGCCGCACAAGATGAACACCCGCTCGTGCGAGCGCGTGAACGGCCTCGCCGTCGTGCTGCGCGGCTACCTCTCGATGATCGGCGAGCTGGCCGGCGACCAGTGGAACGAGGGCGACGTCTCCGACTCGGTCGTCCGCCGGGTGGCGCTGCCGGACGCGTTCTTCGCGCTCGACGGCCTGCTGGAGACCTTCCTCACGGTGCTCACCGAATTCGGCGCGTTCCCGGCGGTGATCGAGCGTGAGCTGGATCGCTACCTGCCGTTCCTGACCACGACGAAGGTGCTCATGGCGTCGGTCCGCGGCGGCGTCGGGCGTGAGACGGCCCACGAAGCCATCAAGGAGCACGCCGTCGCCGTCGCGCTGGAAATGCGCGAAGGCCGCGCCGACAACGACCTCCTCGACCGCTTCGCCGCCGATGAGCGCATCCCGCTCGACCGCGGTGAGCTGGACAAACTCCTCGCCGACCGGATCTCGTTCACCGGGACGGCCGGGCGTCAGGTGGCGCAGGTGGCCGAGCGCGTCGCGCAGGTCCTCGAGCGGTTCCCCGAGGCGGCGGGATACGCGCCGCAGCCGATCCTGTGA
- a CDS encoding ABC transporter substrate-binding protein, with the protein MKKTLVTALTATLLAALTACGGSDGGDGKTLRVGTLSDSKPNAYQENGNYTGFDNELLKAIAAKEGLKLEFAATEFSALLGQVANGTFDIGSSAISQTEARKKTVDFSAPYNYQSLGIEAKETAGITDENSLAGKRIGVVQGTVSDTWLGSNAPTAQAVRFPNDAAALNALKTGAIDGAVFDQATAEDYAKNNADAKLKVTKAITTTIPHGFAFKKGNNDLIGKINDGLKKVIADGTWVKVHDQFEPTAPVPAEFKAGQ; encoded by the coding sequence ATGAAGAAGACACTGGTCACGGCGCTCACCGCGACCTTGCTGGCGGCGCTCACGGCGTGCGGCGGCTCGGACGGCGGCGACGGCAAGACCCTGCGGGTCGGCACGCTGAGCGACTCGAAGCCGAACGCCTACCAGGAGAACGGCAACTACACCGGCTTCGACAACGAGCTGCTGAAGGCCATCGCAGCCAAGGAAGGCCTGAAGCTGGAGTTCGCCGCGACGGAGTTCTCGGCGCTGCTCGGCCAGGTCGCGAACGGCACGTTCGACATCGGCAGCTCGGCGATCTCCCAGACCGAGGCCCGCAAGAAGACCGTCGACTTCTCCGCGCCGTACAACTACCAGTCCCTCGGCATCGAGGCGAAGGAGACCGCCGGCATCACCGACGAGAACTCGTTGGCGGGCAAGCGGATCGGCGTCGTTCAGGGCACGGTCTCGGACACGTGGCTCGGCTCGAACGCGCCGACCGCGCAGGCCGTCCGCTTCCCGAACGACGCGGCCGCCCTCAACGCGCTCAAGACCGGCGCGATCGACGGCGCGGTGTTCGACCAGGCCACCGCCGAGGACTACGCGAAGAACAACGCCGACGCGAAGCTCAAGGTGACCAAGGCGATCACCACGACCATCCCGCACGGGTTCGCCTTCAAGAAGGGCAACAACGACCTGATCGGCAAGATCAACGACGGCCTCAAGAAGGTCATCGCGGACGGCACCTGGGTCAAGGTGCACGACCAGTTCGAGCCGACCGCGCCCGTGCCCGCGGAGTTCAAGGCGGGGCAGTAG
- a CDS encoding MOSC domain-containing protein: MARIARLTYYPVKGCAGTSVPSAEVGPAGLAHDRVFQVVAPDGDFRSQRRYPVLASVRPRVLGDRLALSAPGHGDLELDIRRDGPRHPGSTFSWQGEGVHQGQAAAEWFSDLLGLPSVLIGVAPDHERVTGGETPGTAAFADGHALLVASESSLDGLNARILERGGEPVPMDRFRPNVVVSGWLEPHTEDEVRTMAAGTAEFGYAKQCVRCTVPMVDQETGEKAGPEPIRTLATYRRHADGGVVFGMKAAVLRPGQLAVGDEVIVHSWAGPSPSTAAAEPPLTATASRPAESV; the protein is encoded by the coding sequence ATGGCGAGGATCGCGCGGCTGACGTACTACCCGGTCAAGGGGTGTGCCGGCACTTCGGTGCCGTCCGCGGAGGTGGGGCCGGCCGGGCTGGCGCACGACCGGGTCTTCCAGGTCGTCGCGCCGGACGGCGATTTCCGCAGCCAGCGCCGGTACCCGGTGCTGGCGTCGGTCAGGCCGCGGGTGCTCGGCGACCGGCTCGCGCTGTCCGCGCCGGGCCACGGCGACCTCGAGCTCGACATCCGCCGCGACGGCCCCCGGCACCCGGGCTCGACGTTCTCCTGGCAGGGCGAAGGCGTCCACCAGGGGCAAGCCGCGGCCGAATGGTTCTCGGACCTGCTCGGCCTGCCGTCGGTGCTGATCGGGGTCGCACCGGACCACGAGCGCGTCACCGGCGGCGAAACCCCGGGCACGGCCGCGTTCGCCGACGGCCACGCGCTGCTCGTCGCGTCCGAGTCCTCTTTGGACGGACTGAACGCCCGCATCCTCGAACGCGGCGGCGAACCCGTGCCGATGGACCGCTTCCGCCCCAACGTCGTCGTCTCCGGCTGGCTCGAGCCGCACACCGAAGACGAAGTCCGCACGATGGCGGCGGGTACCGCGGAGTTCGGCTACGCCAAGCAGTGCGTGCGCTGCACGGTGCCGATGGTCGACCAGGAGACCGGCGAGAAGGCCGGCCCGGAGCCGATCCGCACGCTGGCGACCTACCGCCGCCACGCCGACGGCGGCGTGGTGTTCGGGATGAAGGCCGCGGTGCTGCGCCCGGGTCAGCTGGCGGTGGGCGACGAGGTGATCGTGCACTCCTGGGCCGGCCCGAGCCCCAGCACCGCGGCCGCCGAACCGCCGTTGACGGCGACCGCGAGCCGCCCGGCCGAGTCGGTGTAG
- a CDS encoding SAM hydrolase/SAM-dependent halogenase family protein, which yields MAYDWISVTTDYGLRDGFVAACHGVIARLAPAVRVIDVTHEVPPQDIRHGAMALAQTAPFLPASVHVAVVDPGVGTARLGVVVVAEDGLLVGPDNGLLLPAAQALGGVRAAYELAEPSLRLPVTSATFHGRDVFAPAAAHLALGVAPSAFGDPVTDLVSMPEPFVAAFPGKLVSEVLTVDHFGNVQLAATPADLELSGLTGAVSVHSERVAVTTVLGRTFADVPAGASVLYTDSAGRLAVAVNGGSAAAVLGLGPAQECTITSSPTAS from the coding sequence ATGGCGTACGACTGGATCTCGGTGACCACCGACTACGGCCTGCGCGACGGCTTCGTGGCGGCCTGCCACGGCGTGATCGCCCGGCTCGCGCCCGCCGTGCGGGTGATCGACGTGACGCACGAAGTACCGCCCCAGGACATCCGGCACGGGGCCATGGCGCTGGCCCAGACGGCACCGTTCCTGCCGGCGTCGGTGCACGTCGCCGTCGTCGACCCGGGGGTGGGCACCGCCCGGCTCGGCGTGGTCGTGGTCGCCGAAGACGGACTGCTGGTCGGGCCGGACAACGGCCTCCTGCTGCCGGCCGCGCAGGCGCTGGGCGGGGTCCGGGCGGCGTACGAACTGGCCGAGCCGTCGCTGCGGCTGCCGGTCACGTCGGCGACGTTCCACGGGCGGGACGTCTTCGCCCCCGCCGCCGCGCACCTCGCGCTGGGTGTCGCGCCTTCGGCGTTCGGCGACCCGGTCACCGACCTGGTCTCGATGCCGGAACCGTTCGTCGCGGCCTTCCCCGGAAAGCTGGTGTCGGAGGTGCTGACGGTCGACCACTTCGGCAACGTCCAGCTCGCCGCGACGCCGGCCGACCTCGAGCTGTCCGGGCTGACCGGCGCGGTTTCCGTGCACAGCGAGCGGGTCGCGGTCACGACGGTGCTCGGGCGGACGTTCGCGGACGTCCCCGCCGGCGCGAGCGTCCTCTACACCGACTCGGCCGGGCGGCTCGCGGTCGCCGTCAACGGCGGTTCGGCGGCCGCGGTGCTGGGGCTCGGGCCGGCCCAGGAGTGCACGATCACCTCGTCGCCCACCGCCAGCTGA
- a CDS encoding ABC transporter substrate-binding protein has product MKKLIVTVLAAALTLTACGGGAESASSTLRVGTLSDAPPNIYLKDGNYTGFDNELLKAIAAKQNLKLEFAATDFSALLGQVASGRFDIASSAIAQTDERKKTVDFSAAYDFETMSIQAKQGTPVTDEKGLAGKRVAVIQATVGDHWLTSTVPAAQAVRFPDYAAALTALKTGAVDAYILDQSIAEKNVTDNPDAKLVVVKSFVTDVPHGFAVKKGNAELLKKVDDGLKQVISDGTWLKLHQQFLPTAPVPAGFQG; this is encoded by the coding sequence ATGAAGAAGCTGATCGTCACCGTGCTGGCCGCCGCCCTCACGCTCACCGCGTGCGGCGGGGGTGCCGAGAGCGCTTCCTCGACGCTGCGCGTGGGGACGCTGAGCGACGCGCCGCCCAACATCTACTTGAAGGACGGCAACTACACCGGCTTCGACAACGAGCTGCTCAAGGCCATCGCGGCCAAGCAGAACCTGAAGCTGGAGTTCGCCGCGACCGACTTCTCCGCGCTGCTCGGACAGGTCGCCTCCGGCCGCTTCGACATCGCCAGCTCGGCGATCGCGCAGACCGACGAGCGCAAGAAGACGGTCGACTTCTCCGCGGCCTACGACTTCGAAACGATGAGCATCCAGGCCAAGCAGGGCACCCCGGTGACCGACGAGAAGGGCTTGGCGGGCAAGCGCGTCGCCGTCATCCAGGCGACCGTCGGCGACCACTGGCTGACCAGCACGGTGCCCGCCGCGCAGGCCGTGCGCTTCCCCGACTACGCCGCCGCGCTGACCGCGCTGAAGACCGGTGCCGTCGACGCGTACATCCTCGACCAGAGCATCGCCGAGAAGAACGTCACCGACAACCCGGACGCCAAGCTGGTCGTCGTGAAGAGCTTCGTCACCGACGTGCCGCACGGTTTCGCCGTGAAGAAGGGCAACGCCGAGCTGCTCAAGAAGGTCGACGACGGGCTCAAGCAGGTGATCTCCGACGGGACCTGGCTTAAGCTGCACCAGCAGTTCCTGCCGACCGCTCCGGTGCCGGCCGGGTTCCAGGGTTAG